From the Paludibacterium paludis genome, one window contains:
- the hutG gene encoding formimidoylglutamase — protein MTQPTNTWHGRIDTGEGAKARRWHQEVTVEGNPGGPGIALAGFAVDAGVVRNQGRAGAAAGPDALRRALANLAWHQTLPVADTGDITCEGDELEEAQRRLADRVAGLARRGRTPVVLGGGHETAYGSWRGLADAYPDLTIGIVNFDAHFDLREAPRASSGTPFAQIAADCRAEGRAFRYLCLGVAEPSNTAALFARARELGVQWRLDTDMAPWLWQDTRGQLMEFVDSVDLVYLTVDLDVLPAAVMPAVSAPAARGVGVDVVESLIRRIAESGKLALADVVELNPSYDIDGHGARTAARLVWTLCRSLKPHRGHQ, from the coding sequence GTGACGCAACCGACAAATACATGGCATGGCCGGATCGATACCGGCGAGGGGGCGAAGGCCCGGCGCTGGCATCAGGAGGTCACCGTGGAGGGAAACCCCGGCGGACCGGGCATCGCGCTGGCCGGTTTCGCCGTCGACGCGGGCGTGGTGCGCAACCAGGGGCGCGCCGGCGCCGCGGCCGGACCCGACGCCTTGCGCCGCGCGCTGGCCAATCTCGCCTGGCATCAGACGCTTCCGGTCGCCGACACCGGCGATATCACCTGCGAGGGCGATGAGCTGGAGGAGGCCCAGCGGCGGCTGGCGGACCGGGTGGCCGGGCTGGCGCGCCGCGGCCGCACCCCGGTGGTGCTCGGCGGCGGCCACGAGACGGCTTACGGCAGCTGGCGCGGGCTGGCCGATGCGTACCCGGATCTGACCATCGGCATCGTCAACTTCGACGCGCACTTCGACTTGCGCGAGGCGCCGCGCGCCTCCTCGGGCACGCCGTTCGCGCAGATCGCCGCCGATTGCCGCGCCGAAGGGCGCGCATTCCGCTATCTGTGCCTGGGGGTGGCCGAACCGTCCAATACCGCCGCGCTGTTCGCCCGGGCCCGCGAATTGGGCGTCCAGTGGCGGCTCGACACGGACATGGCGCCCTGGCTGTGGCAGGACACCCGCGGCCAATTGATGGAATTCGTCGACAGTGTGGATCTGGTGTATCTGACCGTGGATCTCGATGTGTTGCCCGCCGCGGTGATGCCGGCGGTCAGCGCGCCCGCCGCGCGCGGAGTGGGCGTCGACGTCGTCGAGTCGCTGATCCGGCGCATCGCCGAGTCCGGCAAGCTCGCGCTGGCCGATGTTGTCGAATTGAATCCGTCCTACGACATCGACGGACATGGCGCCAGAACCGCCGCTCGGCTGGTCTGGACGTTGTGCCGCAGTCTCAAGCCGCACCGCGGCCATCAATAA